From the Solanum lycopersicum chromosome 10, SLM_r2.1 genome, one window contains:
- the LOC101247963 gene encoding protein translation factor SUI1 homolog, which produces MSDLDLQVPAAFDPFAEANADNSGAGTKDYVHIRIQQRNGRKSLTTVQGLKKEFSYNKILKDLKKEFCCNGTVVQDPELGQVIQLQGDQRKNVSTFLVQAGIVKKEHIKIHGF; this is translated from the exons ATGTCTGATCTCGACCTCCAAGTTCCCGCTGCTTTTG ATCCCTTTGCTGAGGCAAATGCTGATAATTCTGGAGCTGGGACAAAAGATTATGTACACATTCGCATACAACAAAGAAATGGTCGGAAAAGCCTGACAACTGTGCAAGGATTGAAGAAAGAATTCAGCTACAATAAAATACTAAAGGACCTTAAGAAAGAGTTTTGCTGCAATGGTACTGTTGTCCAGGATCCAGAACTAGGCCAG GTTATTCAACTCCAGGGTGATCAGAGAAAGAACGTTTCTACATTTCTTGTCCAG GCTGGAATCGTGAAGAAAGAACACATCAAAATTCATGGTTTCTGA